From one Mytilus trossulus isolate FHL-02 chromosome 10, PNRI_Mtr1.1.1.hap1, whole genome shotgun sequence genomic stretch:
- the LOC134688559 gene encoding uncharacterized protein LOC134688559 codes for MRQSIFFLAVLPCVFGIFGKKCIVDPIENRWPDMGKICHDPLEYNHLAIEQAILDDQEIKMYLEDASKIYQPAVPYDDPHICPLDIGNPSGPQIVECGSICPSSYTNLTSVWYEYEPGRTTMCNVIRPWQQIVYYMQCGTKYPLVDGMDNSFQCVPEDTIRRKIAVYCPNIVPQCRKMDIDLPQHCAASKFQCRQKKISQKSKLDNLFSSFGW; via the exons atGAGACAAAGTATATTTTTCCTTGCTGTTTTGCCATGTGTGTTTGGAATATTTGGAAAGAAATGTATTGTTGATCCAATAGAAAACAGATGGCCGGACATGGGAAAGATATGTCATGATCCGTTAGAATATAATCA TTTGGCCATAGAACAGGCTATATTAGACGACCaagaaatcaaaatgtatttagaAGATGCCAGTAAAATATACCAACCCGCTGTTCCTTATGATGATCCACA TATTTGCCCACTTGACATTGGAAATCCCAGTGGACCACAGATTGTAGAATGTGGAAGTATATGTCCCAGCTCTTACACTAACCTAACATCAGTTTGGTATGAGTACGAACCAGGAAGGACAACCATGTGTAACGTTATCAGACCATGGCagcaaattgtttattatatgcaATGCGG aaccAAATATCCACTGGTTGATGGTATGGATAACTCATTCCAATGTGTTCCCGAAGACACCATTAGACGTAAAATAGCTGTATATTGTCCAAATATTGTACCACAATGTAGAAAAATGGATATTGACCTACCACAACACTGTGCTGCTAGCAAATTCCAATGTAGACAGAAAAAGATATCACAAAAATCTAAATTAGACAATCTGTTTTCTTCTTTTGGTTGGTAA
- the LOC134688556 gene encoding uncharacterized protein LOC134688556 isoform X1, with the protein MLQLLLTCAIIVYVSCVPMNVCNNYKYLYDQCLPHRNWICDKPAGYSPLDMRGLRQKLSQSDGSFIHYIKSCSECLGDPAPYGEKIDYVKKPVCREVKVPIEYINKTVYHDLTGVAEGFEVCQVILNGPDRNVQKIYRTDCYNGDERKKNNYCRFDYGVFKEYFCRPTNFVYRTMLIDCPLTGLQYYKEKVSTACSCVKVKCLTGEVPGPFNNQRIRQGPVHVQEIRPKSIVKINQGFF; encoded by the exons ATG TTGCAACTTCTTTTGACATGTGCCATCATTGTCTATGTGTCGTGTGTACCTATGAATGTATGTAacaactataaatatttgtatgacCAGTGTCTGCCACACAGGAACTGGATCTGTGATAAACCTGCTGGTTATTCACCTCTCGATAT GCGTGGATTGAGACAAAAATTGTCACAGAGTGATGGATCATTTATTCACTATATCAAGTCTTGTAGTGAATGTTTGggagatcctgctccatatgg AGAAAAGATAGATTACGTAAAGAAACCTGTTTGTCGTGAAGTTAAGGTACCGATTGAATATATCAACAAAACTGTGTATCATGACCTGACTGGAGTAGCAGAAGGTTTTGAAGTGTGTCAGGTCATACTCAATGGCCCTGATAGAAATGTACAGAAGATATACAGGACAGACTGTTACAATGG AGATGAAAGAAAGAAGAACAACTACTGTAGATTTGACTATGGGGTGTTCAAGGAATACTTTTGTAGACCAACAAACTTTGTGTATAGAACCATGCTTATTGACTGTCCGTTAACAGGATTGCAGTATTACAAAGAAAAAGTATCAACAGCATGTAGCTGTGTTAAAGTCAAGTGTTTAACAGGAGAAGTCCCGGGACCCTTTAACAATCAACGAATCAGACAGGGACCTGTACACGTCCAAGAAATTAGACCGAAATCAATAGTGAAAATAAATCAAGGGTTCTTTTAA
- the LOC134688553 gene encoding uncharacterized protein LOC134688553 gives MKKKKMMLSESLSCSSAYSSEESETSSSACRQRRRISSRQVTHKSPLDKTVSKWERLQVQHHLKIQYASTYTEQPLDLITKVAGEVSPFSKEQDEYIKFVNKYLLFSMPLTSFHHQSKIVEDSLSTCENDIKELEERDKSWWVLKLKVFVAGIRALLEDVKDYRRNKHPCDDFCTSFVGVFADLCCLRVQYCKQVRHVVMENLKDIKQVTSEPDIRLFKCGLDHEFSKVMVSVVQVNSDLTYNPVIPSGKTKKRRKTFRERSRLSGFRSENVHSKCSTSSMETIEYVDTEELSIVVDLNDRVLGQHAGELLLDLNNKHKGDDEQHSEEELRQKLTMTGMIVDGTRVFFTLLEMTRKHYQKLKDNEDLEEDDKAIIYYSNPKDILMEPERRTLIKDFMSLNNIE, from the exons atgaaaaaaaagaaaatgatgcTATCTGAATCGCTGTCCTGTTCATCAGCGTATTCATCTGAGGAAAGCGAAACATCTTCATCAGCCTGCAGACAGAGACGAAGAATTAGCAGTCGTCAGGTTACCCACAAGTCACCATTAGATAAAACAGTATCAAAATGGGAACGATTACAAGTACAACACCATCTAAAAATTCAATATGCCTCAACATACACAGAACAACCGCTAGATTTAATCACTAAGGTAGCAGGAGAGGTTTCCCCATTTAGCAAAGAACAAGATGAATACATCAAATTTGTAAACAAGTATTTGTTGTTCAGCATGCCATTGACTTCCTTCCATCATCAGAGTAAAATAGTTGAAGATTCACTCAGCACATGTGAAAATGACATAAAAGAACTTGAAGAAAGAGACAA atccTGGTGGGTTTTAAAGTTAAAGGTATTTGTTGCAGGAATTAGAGCTCTTTTAGAAGATGTAAAAGACTACAGAAGGAACAAACATCCATGTGACGATTTCTGTACCAGCTTTGTTGGAGTATTTGCAGACCTATGTTGTTTGAGAGTACA ATACTGTAAACAAGTTCGGCATGTAGTAATGGAAAATCTTAAAGATATCAaacaagttacttcagaaccAGATATTCGCCTGTTTAAATGTGGACTTGATCatgaattttcaaaagtcaTGGTTTCTGTTGTACag GTGAATTCAGATTTAACATACAACCCAGTCATTCCTTCAGGTAAAACAAAGAAACGAAGAAAGACATTTAGAGAAAGATCAAGACTGTCAGGATTCAGAAGTGAAAATGTACATTCAAAATGTTCTACCTCAAGCATGGAAACAATAGAATATGTTGATACAGAAGAGTTATCTATAGTGGTAGACCTAAATGATAGAGTTCTGGGTCAGCATGCAGGAGAACTCTTATTAGATCTGAACAACAAACATAAAGGAGACGATGAACAACATTCAGAAGAAGAACTTAGACAGAAACTCACAATGACGGGGATGATTGTTGATGGAACTAGA gttTTCTTCACATTGCTGGAAATGACAAGAAAACATTACCAGAAACTTAAAGATAATGAAGATCTTGAAGAAGATGATAAAGCTATAATATACTATTCAAATCCTAAAGACATTCTTATGGAACCAGAACGCAGGACGTTAATCAAAGATTTTATGTCACTaaataatattgaataa
- the LOC134688560 gene encoding uncharacterized protein LOC134688560, producing the protein MKQSIFFLAVIPCVLGIFGKKCVVDPIENRWPDMGKICHDPLEYNHMAIEQAIIDDREIQMYLEDVSKIYQPAVPYDDPHICPVDIGNPSGPQIVECGSICPSSYTNLTTVWYEYEPGRTTMCNVIRPWQQIVYYMQCGTKYPLVDGMDNSFQCVPEDIIRRKIAVYCPNIVPQCRKMDIDLPQHCAASKFQCRQKKISQQSKLENLFSSFGW; encoded by the exons ATGAAGCAAAGTATATTTTTCCTTGCTGTAATACCCTGCGTGTTAGGAATATTTGGAAAGAAATGTGTTGTTGATCCGATAGAAAACAGATGGCCGGACATGGGAAAGATATGTCATGATCCGTTAGAATATAATCA TATGGCCATAGAACAGGCCATAATAGATGATAGAGAAATCCAAATGTATTTAGAAGATGTCAGTAAAATATACCAACCAGCTGTTCCTTATGATGACCCACA tatttgcCCAGTTGATATTGGAAATCCCAGTGGACCACAGATTGTAGAATGTGGCAGTATATGTCCCAGCTCTTACACTAACCTTACAACAGTATGGTATGAGTACGAACCAGGAAGGACTACTATGTGTAACGTTATCAGACCATGGCAGCAAATTGTATATTATATGCAATGCGG aaccAAATATCCACTGGTTGACGGTATGGATAACTCATTCCAATGTGTCCCCGAAGATATCATCAGACGTAAAATAGCTGTATATTGTCCAAATATTGTACCACAATGTAGAAAAATGGATATTGACCTACCACAACATTGTGCTGCAAGCAAATTCCAATGTAGACAGAAAAAGATATCACAGCAATCTAAATTAGAGAATCTGTTTTCTTCTTTCGGTTGGTAA
- the LOC134688556 gene encoding uncharacterized protein LOC134688556 isoform X2 has translation MLQLLLTCAIIAYVTCIPMNVCNNYKYLYDQCLPHRNWICDKPAGYSPLDMRGLKQKLSQSDGSFIHYIKSCSECLGDPAPYGEKIDYVKKPVCREVKVPIEYINKTVYHDLTGVAEGFEVCQVILNGPDRNVQKIYRTDCYNGDERKKNNYCRFDYGVFKEYFCRPTNFVYRTMLIDCPLTGLQYYKEKVSTACSCVKVKCLTGEVPGPFNNQRIRQGPVHVQEIRPKSIVKINQGFF, from the exons ATG TTGCAACTTCTGCTGACGTGTGCCATCATTGCCTATGTTACGTGTATACCTATGAATGTATGTAACAACTACAAGTATTTGTATGACCAGTGTCTGCCACACAGGAACTGGATCTGTGATAAACCAGCGGGTTATTCACCTCTCGATAT GCGTGGATTGAAACAAAAATTGTCTCAGAGTGATGGatcatttattcattatatcaaGTCTTGCAGTGAATGTTTGggagatcctgctccatatgg AGAAAAGATAGATTACGTAAAGAAACCTGTTTGTCGTGAAGTTAAGGTACCGATTGAATATATCAACAAAACTGTGTATCATGACCTGACTGGAGTAGCAGAAGGTTTTGAAGTGTGTCAGGTCATACTCAATGGCCCTGATAGAAATGTACAGAAGATATACAGGACAGACTGTTACAATGG AGATGAAAGAAAGAAGAACAACTACTGTAGATTTGACTATGGGGTGTTCAAGGAATACTTTTGTAGACCAACAAACTTTGTGTATAGAACCATGCTTATTGACTGTCCGTTAACAGGATTGCAGTATTACAAAGAAAAAGTATCAACAGCATGTAGCTGTGTTAAAGTCAAGTGTTTAACAGGAGAAGTCCCGGGACCCTTTAACAATCAACGAATCAGACAGGGACCTGTACACGTCCAAGAAATTAGACCGAAATCAATAGTGAAAATAAATCAAGGGTTCTTTTAA